Genomic DNA from Alistipes indistinctus YIT 12060:
CGAGCCCGATGACCGCCCCCAGCACCCCGGCCAGCAGCAGTCGCAATGTAAATTCCCAGAACATTTTTATTGACTTAAATTAGTGCGGACTTTTCCTTCTTTCCGGGCGTGTCCTTTGCGGTCACTGAATCTCATTTGCAGGTTGAGACTCATTTTGTTTCCGAAACTTATTGTACCCCCGGAACCGGTTGCGCAGGAGGCCGTTTATTGTTCAGCTTGCGGCCGTCCCGGCTCCGGCAGTTTTTCCGGCGGCAGGATGACCGGATGCACCGTTTCGACGCAGGCGGCTTCCACGTCCGCCGTTCCGGAAAGCCGGATATCGGCCGACGAAGCGCCGACGCGGAACGTATAGGTTCCCCCTTCCGTCCGCCAGCTACTCGAAGCCTCGTCGAACGATGCGAGCGATGCGGCAGGAACACGCAGCGTCACCGTTTCGTCCGCTCCCGGCTGGAGCAATCCCGTGCGGGCGAAGGCACGGAGCTCCTTGGCCGGTTTGGGCATATCCTTGCCCGGCGCCGAGACGTAGAGTTGCACCACTTCGCGGCCTGCCCTGGCGCCCGTATTGCGGATCGTGCAGGTAATCCTGTAGTCGTCGCCGTCGCGGGCGATGTCCAGTCCCCCGTAGCCGAAGGTCGTGTAGCCGAGTCCGTAGCCGAAGGGGTAGGAGACCTCCTTGCCGGAAGTGTCGAAGTAGCGGTAGCCGACGAACACCCCCTCGTCGTAGATCGTGTAGTCGAGGTTCTTGCTACCGGTGTCGGGCAGCGTGTGGTTCGTCGACATCGATTCGTGCAGCGTGACGGTGTCGTAATCCTCGCGGTGCGGGAAGTTCGGCGCGGTGGGATCGTCCTCGTAGCGCATCGCGAAACTCATCGGCAGCTTGCCCGAGGGACTAACCTTGCCCGTGAGCACGTCCGCGACGGCGTGTCCCCCCTCTTGTCCCGGCAGCCACGCGACGAGGATCGCATCGGGCCGGGCTTTCCACGAAGCCGTTTCGACCGGGCCGCAGACGTTCAGCACGACGACCGTCTTTTTGCCGGCTTTGTGGAAGGCGTTGCAAACGCGTTCGATCAGCCGGTGTTCCGCCTCCGAAAGGTTGTAGTCGGTGGAAACGATGCGGTCGAGCAGTTCGCCGGAGATGCGGCCGATCGTGATGACGGCCGCATCCTGCGTGCGGGCCAACCGGGCGATTTCGGCGTCCGAAACCTCCATTTGCGACACCTGCGGACGCAGTTGCTTCGCCCACCAGCGCTTCGGCGCGGGACGCGCGGCCTTTTCGGCTGCGATATGGCTTTCGTAAGCCAGCTGCAGTTTCTTGTCCGGTTTGATTCCCGCTGCGGCGAGCCCCTGTGCGAGCGAGACGGTGTAGGCGCTGTTCACGGTGCCGCTGCCGGTTCCTCCCGGTATAAAGTCGTATGAGGTGACGCCGAAAAGAGCCGCTTTGCGAGCCTGTGCGGGTAGGGGAAGCGCCGTGCCGTCGTTTTTGAGCAGTACCATGCCCTCGGCGGCCGATTCCCGTGCCACGGCGGCCGACGCTTTCAGGTCGGGCGTGTTCGAGAAGGTATATTTCGCATAGTGCGGCGAACGCAGGATCAGCTCCAGCACGCGCTGTACGTTGCGGTCCACGTCGTGCAGCGACAGCGTGCCCAGGCGGATCGCCTTCAGGATCGAGTCGCGCTGTTTGGCCAGTCCCGGCATCAGCAGGTCGTTGCCCGCCTGCACGCTCCAGACCGGGTTCACGCCGCCGAGCCAGTCCGAAGTGACGAGCCCTTTGAAGCCCCACTCGTCGCGCAGTACGGTCGTGAGCAGGTCGGCGCGTTCCGCGGTGTAGGTGCCGTTGAGTTTGTTGTACGAGGTCATGATCGTCCACGGCTGCGCCTCCTTTACGACGATTTCGAACGGACGGAGGTACATCTCGCGCAGTGCGCGGGTCGGGACGATCGTATTGTTGTTGAGACGGTTGGTCTCCTGGTTGTTCGCGACGAAGTGTTTTACCGAGGTGCCTACGCCCTGTTGCTGGATGCCGTTTACGATCGCTGCGGCAATTTTTCCTGTCAGCAGCGGGTCTTCCGAGAAGTATTCGAAATTGCGGCCGTTCAGCGGGTTGCGCTGCAGGTTCATGCCGGGGCCGAGCAGTACGTCCGCACCGTATTCGTGCACCTCTTCCCCCATCGCGTTGCCCACGCGGCGGACAAGGACCGTATCCCATGTCGCGGCCAGCAGCGTGCCGATCGGAAACTGCGTGGCGTAAAAGGTTTGTGCGGTACTGTCGCGTGTGGCCGAAATGCGGATCCCCGCCGGGCCGTCCGCGAAGACGATTGCCGGCACGCCGAGACGCTCGATCGGGAAGGTGGTCCCGGCGGCGCCCGGCACCAGTTTGCGGGTCTGGCCGATGATCGCGGCCTCGAGGTCTGTCGCGCTGGTGCCCGCGCCCACGAGCAGGTGGACCTTCTCCTCGATGGTCATCGCGTCGATAACCTCCCGGATCGGGTCTTTTCCCAGTTGTGGGAGTTTTTTCGCCGTTTCCCGGCAGGCAGCGGCGCTATTCTGTCCGGGCGAAGGCGCCTGCTGTTGTCCGGCAGCATCCTGTTGCCGTGTTGGGTCCGCAGCCCGGAGCGTCCCGGTAACGGCGGTCGTCAGCGCCAGTATCAGTGCGCAATGCATCCATGCGTTTCGTCTCATATCCAATCAAAAAGGTAAAATCGTTGCGGGTTGCAGGGGTGCGGGTGTTCGTGCGGCGTTTTGCCGTATAGCGGGCCTCACCGGTTTTCCATCATCACTCTTCACAATTCCGGTTGTGGCACCTGATTCCGTCGGGCACCGTTTCGGGGAGCGACTCGCCGCCGGATGTCGGTTGTCCGGACGCTGTGATCTGCCTGGACTTCCGGCGTTTTCTGCGGCTTGCGGTGTCCCTTTTGTGATTTCCTGCGACCTTTGCGGTCTTTCGAATCATTAAATGGTGCGCCGGAACGGGCTTCTGTGGCGTCTCCGAGTAGTCGCTAAGACCGGCTTACCGGGATTCGCGCTAATTATCGCCTGGCTTCGGCCCCGGGGAACCCTGCGGGCCCTTCGGCCCCCGGAAGCGGCGCCGGTTGTTGCGGCGGTTTTTTTGTCCGTCGGTCCGCTCTTTCGCACCCTGCGGCTGTGTTCCTTCAGGCGTTGCCCCCTGGTTCTGCGGGGCCTGTGCGGAGGATTGCGCCTGGGCGCCCTGCTCCGGATTCTTCCTGCCGCTGCGGTTGCGCCCGTTGCGTCCCCCGCGGCCGCCGGCACCGCTTTGTCCGTCACGCCGGTTGCCTCCCCGTCCGTGGCCTCCGCGGCCCGAAAAGCGGCGGTCGCTTTCGTCGGGATTGTATACGGGGCCTTTGCCCAGATGCTCGGGGATCGGCAATTTTTCCACATCCCGCTCCATGAAAGTTTCGATGCGGTGGAACTTGCCCTGCTCCTTTTCGCTGACGAAGGTGATCGCGCGGCCAGTTGCGCTCGCGCGCGCCGTGCGTCCGATGCGGTGGATGTAGTCCTCCGGGTCGTGCGGTACGTCGTAGTTGACCACCGTGCCGATATCTTCGATGTCGATCCCGCGCGCGACGATGTCCGTCGCTACGAGCAGGTCGATTTTGCCGTTTTTGAAATCCAGCATCACCTCTTCGCGCTGCTCCTGTTCCAGGTCGGAGTGCATCGCCGCAGCGTTGAGCTTCATGCGTTTGAGCGTGTAGGCGAGCTCCTTGACCTTTTGCTTCGACGACGAGAAGATAATCGTCTTGGTGCCGGTAGGTTCGCCGAACAGTGCGCGAACGATCTCCATCTTCTGGTTTTCGTAGCAGACGTAGATGCCCTGCTGGATCGCTTCATTGGGTTTCGATACGGCGATGTTCACTTCGGCCGGATTGCGCAGGATTTGTTTGGCCATCTGCCGGATTTTCGGCGGCAGCGTAGCCGAGAACATGATCGTTTGCCGTTCGGTGGGCAGCTCCTTGATGATCTTCATGATGTCGTCGAAGAAGCCCATGTCGAGCATCCGGTCGGCTTCGTCGAGCACGAAATAGCTCACGTGCGAGAGGTCGATTCCGCTGTTGGCGATGTGGGCCAGCAGGCGTCCCGGCGTCGCCACGACGATGTCCGAGCCCCGCAGCATGCCCTGCTTCTGCTGTTCCCAGCCGATGCCGTCGCCGCCGCCGTAAACCACCGTCGTGGAGAGGGGCAGGAAGTAGGAGAATCCCTGGAACTGTACGTCGATTTGTTGGGCCAGTTCGCGCGTGGGCACGACGATCAGCGATTTGACCACGTTGTCGGGGTTGCCTTCGCGCAGCAGTTTGTCCAGCAGCGGCAGCGTGTACGCGGCCGTTTTACCTGTCCCGGTCTGCGCGCAGCCGATCAGGTCTTTGTTTTCCAATATGATGGGGATGGTGTGTTCCTGTACCGGCGTCATCTCTTCGAAGTTCATCGCTTCGAGGCTCCGCAGGATATCGGCGTCCAGGCCGAGTTCGTCGAATCTCATACAATTTGCGTGTTTTCTCTGTGTCGTTTGTCTGTGTTAGGGACAAATATACGGAAACAATCCGGTTTCGCCGCGCGGAGCCGTAAGGAAAAAATACCGGGACCCGGAAAGCGCCCCGAGGCCTGCGGGAGCCGGAATGGAAAACCGGAGTGGAAAACGAAAGGATTGTGGCCTGTTTTCGCTGTGGATTTAGATTGTTGTTTAAATGGTTGTTAATGAGTGTGTTATTTGGCTAGTTTCGATATTCGAAACAAATTTCGGACGAAACATCTTCCGTGGAAACCGATCTTGGACTGTTTTTTGACGGGATGGATACAAAACGGTTGCGGACGGAGGGCCGCCGACCGTAGGAAATATACCATTGAATAGGTTATCGAATAAAATTATGATTATGAAAAAACTTCTCTTTTTAACCGGTTTTCTGGCGCTGGCCGCCGGAGGGGCTTCGGCACAGCCGGTCTACTCGGTCCGGGATGTCGGAATGAGTAACGTGGATGATTCGGTGCATATCCGTTTTGTGGTCGTGCCCGGGGAAAAGAACATCATGCCCCGCGGGACGCTGATCCTGACTCCCGTGATCCGTGGGACGGGACAGGTTCTGCCGCTGGAGCCGCTGGTTTACCGCGGCAGGCTGGCCGAAAAGATACACTCCCGCAACGAAGTGTTCAGCCGCCGCAGGCCCAGCCTGCCCGATACGAACAGTGACCTCGAAGGACTCACTTACTACCATGCGGTTGTTCCGTTCCGCGATTGGATGCGCGGTGGCGGCTTGGTGCTGAACAGCCAGTGGTACGGCTGCAAGAAGGATATGGTGGCCGAGCAGAATACGCTGCTGGCCGAGCCGGTTCCCGCTCCGCCCGCACCCCCGGTGGTCGTGGTGGTCGAGAAACCCGTTCCGGCCAAACCGCTCGTGTTTGAGGTGAAGAAGGTGACCGGTAACGCTTACCTCGATTTCCCGGTGGGCAAGTCGGCGATCCAGCCCGATTTCCGCAACAATGCGGCCGAACTGGCCAAGATCCGAGGCACGCTCGATTCGCTGATTCAGGCCAAGAATGTACGCGTCCGTGGAATTACCCTGGTAGGTTATGCTTCACCCGAGGGTAGCACTCAACTCAACGACCGTCTCTCTGCGGAACGTGCCGATGCTTTGAAAGCTTACCTGTTGCAGAACTATAAAAAAGGCGATCCGGGGCTGATTTCGGCCCGGTCGGGCGGCGAGGACTGGAATGGCCTGCGTTCGCTGGTCGCCGCTTCTTCGATCCGCGGCAAAGAGGCTCTGCTGAAGATACTCGATTCCGATGCTTCGGATGCGGCCAAGAAGGCGAGCATCAAAGCGCTCAACGGCGGAGCGACCTATGCGACGTTGCTGAAAGACTATTACCCGCGCCTGCGCAAGGTCGAGTACACGATCGATTACGAACTGGTGCAGCAGCAACCGAGGTAGCGGGAACGGTGGAACGGCAGTTGTAACAGCCATTGGTGCCGAAACAACAACGACCGCAAGTACGAGCGGTCCGGCCGCAACGCTCCGCTTCCATTGGACTGAGATTAATCTGTCCGGCGACCCTTTTCGGGCCGCCGGATTTTTTATGCGTTCCCGTTGTTGTTCCCGTTCCCCATTGTTGTTATTGTTGTTATTGTTGTTGTTGTTGTTGTTGTTGTTGTTGTTGTTGTTGTTGTTGTTGTTGTTGTTGTTGTTGTGCGCAGAGGTCTCTTCCTTGCCCCGACCGTTGTGTGTTTCGGTTACCTATTCCGCCGCTGCTGGCAGTCTCTGTTTATCATCTCTTCTCCTTCCTTTTCTTTTTCTCTTGCTTTGTTTTTCTTTTTCTT
This window encodes:
- a CDS encoding beta-glucosidase, which produces MRRNAWMHCALILALTTAVTGTLRAADPTRQQDAAGQQQAPSPGQNSAAACRETAKKLPQLGKDPIREVIDAMTIEEKVHLLVGAGTSATDLEAAIIGQTRKLVPGAAGTTFPIERLGVPAIVFADGPAGIRISATRDSTAQTFYATQFPIGTLLAATWDTVLVRRVGNAMGEEVHEYGADVLLGPGMNLQRNPLNGRNFEYFSEDPLLTGKIAAAIVNGIQQQGVGTSVKHFVANNQETNRLNNNTIVPTRALREMYLRPFEIVVKEAQPWTIMTSYNKLNGTYTAERADLLTTVLRDEWGFKGLVTSDWLGGVNPVWSVQAGNDLLMPGLAKQRDSILKAIRLGTLSLHDVDRNVQRVLELILRSPHYAKYTFSNTPDLKASAAVARESAAEGMVLLKNDGTALPLPAQARKAALFGVTSYDFIPGGTGSGTVNSAYTVSLAQGLAAAGIKPDKKLQLAYESHIAAEKAARPAPKRWWAKQLRPQVSQMEVSDAEIARLARTQDAAVITIGRISGELLDRIVSTDYNLSEAEHRLIERVCNAFHKAGKKTVVVLNVCGPVETASWKARPDAILVAWLPGQEGGHAVADVLTGKVSPSGKLPMSFAMRYEDDPTAPNFPHREDYDTVTLHESMSTNHTLPDTGSKNLDYTIYDEGVFVGYRYFDTSGKEVSYPFGYGLGYTTFGYGGLDIARDGDDYRITCTIRNTGARAGREVVQLYVSAPGKDMPKPAKELRAFARTGLLQPGADETVTLRVPAASLASFDEASSSWRTEGGTYTFRVGASSADIRLSGTADVEAACVETVHPVILPPEKLPEPGRPQAEQ
- a CDS encoding DEAD/DEAH box helicase; this translates as MRFDELGLDADILRSLEAMNFEEMTPVQEHTIPIILENKDLIGCAQTGTGKTAAYTLPLLDKLLREGNPDNVVKSLIVVPTRELAQQIDVQFQGFSYFLPLSTTVVYGGGDGIGWEQQKQGMLRGSDIVVATPGRLLAHIANSGIDLSHVSYFVLDEADRMLDMGFFDDIMKIIKELPTERQTIMFSATLPPKIRQMAKQILRNPAEVNIAVSKPNEAIQQGIYVCYENQKMEIVRALFGEPTGTKTIIFSSSKQKVKELAYTLKRMKLNAAAMHSDLEQEQREEVMLDFKNGKIDLLVATDIVARGIDIEDIGTVVNYDVPHDPEDYIHRIGRTARASATGRAITFVSEKEQGKFHRIETFMERDVEKLPIPEHLGKGPVYNPDESDRRFSGRGGHGRGGNRRDGQSGAGGRGGRNGRNRSGRKNPEQGAQAQSSAQAPQNQGATPEGTQPQGAKERTDGQKNRRNNRRRFRGPKGPQGSPGPKPGDN
- a CDS encoding OmpA family protein, producing the protein MKKLLFLTGFLALAAGGASAQPVYSVRDVGMSNVDDSVHIRFVVVPGEKNIMPRGTLILTPVIRGTGQVLPLEPLVYRGRLAEKIHSRNEVFSRRRPSLPDTNSDLEGLTYYHAVVPFRDWMRGGGLVLNSQWYGCKKDMVAEQNTLLAEPVPAPPAPPVVVVVEKPVPAKPLVFEVKKVTGNAYLDFPVGKSAIQPDFRNNAAELAKIRGTLDSLIQAKNVRVRGITLVGYASPEGSTQLNDRLSAERADALKAYLLQNYKKGDPGLISARSGGEDWNGLRSLVAASSIRGKEALLKILDSDASDAAKKASIKALNGGATYATLLKDYYPRLRKVEYTIDYELVQQQPR